CGTAATTTTAAGAGAGGGGCTTTAAAAAAGCAAGAATTATTTAGACTTGGAGAGAAACAGCAGCCATTTCGTCGTCGTCGCGGAAGGCTTCGACGGGGGAGGAGAGGGGGAGCCCGGGTTCCCAGCAGTCAGGACGCCTGAGAAGCTCCCGAAGAAGCAAGTTGTTAAGCTTGTGGCCGGACCGGTGGGCCGTGATGTGCCCCCGAATCGGTACGCCCAGGAGCGACAGGTCTCCTATGATGTCAAGTATTTTGTGTTTGACGAATTCATCGGGGAAACGAAGCCCTTCCTTGTTGATCACTTTCGTTCCGTTGAGAACGATGGCGTTTTTGAGGGAACCTCCAAGGGCCAGGCCCTTTGCCTGGAGGTATTCAACTTCGTGGAGAAATCCGAAGGTCCTGGCGGGAGCGATCGTTTCTTCATATGTTTTCAGGGAGAACACGATGTGGTGCGACTGTCTCCCCACGGCGGGATGATTGAAATCGATATGGCAGGTAATTTCAAAATGGGGGGAGGGCT
This genomic interval from Syntrophales bacterium contains the following:
- the lpxC gene encoding UDP-3-O-acyl-N-acetylglucosamine deacetylase, whose amino-acid sequence is MQKTVARDITCRSVGLHSGRKVRMKVRPADVDTGIVFLRTDLRKDNRIKATPSNVSETTLATTLGLNGIRVSTVEHLLSALYGLGIDNAVVETDSFEIPIMDGSAAPFMSFLKDGGIEEQGKQKQFIIIKKPLSVTDGTGSVSIQPSPHFEITCHIDFNHPAVGRQSHHIVFSLKTYEETIAPARTFGFLHEVEYLQAKGLALGGSLKNAIVLNGTKVINKEGLRFPDEFVKHKILDIIGDLSLLGVPIRGHITAHRSGHKLNNLLLRELLRRPDCWEPGLPLSSPVEAFRDDDEMAAVSLQV